A window of Streptomyces sp. SAI-127 contains these coding sequences:
- a CDS encoding VTT domain-containing protein — MLDATTRSGGTATATPPATATELALPVPAPVGLTSRCTRVLLSPWSRLSLLVVLLAGAASTVLLFEPQRLLSDGWPPQLGGVAAAVVFGVAYGLCTVAFVPRPLLNLAAGALFGSQLGLASALAGTVLGAGIAFGLGRILGQDALRPLLRGRWLKAADGQLSRHGFRSMLAARLFPGVPFWAANYCAAVSRMGYVPFLVATALGSIPNTAAYVVAGARASAPTSPAFLIAMAAIALPGLAGAIVAWRKRHHLRRP; from the coding sequence ATGCTCGATGCCACCACCCGCTCTGGGGGCACCGCCACGGCCACTCCCCCGGCCACCGCCACGGAGCTCGCTCTCCCCGTCCCCGCTCCGGTGGGTCTCACCTCCCGTTGCACGAGAGTGCTGCTGTCGCCGTGGTCCCGGTTGTCCCTGCTCGTCGTGCTGCTCGCGGGCGCCGCGTCCACGGTCCTGCTCTTCGAGCCACAGAGACTGCTCTCCGACGGCTGGCCACCCCAGCTCGGCGGGGTCGCGGCCGCGGTCGTGTTCGGGGTGGCGTACGGGCTGTGCACCGTGGCGTTCGTGCCTCGGCCCCTGCTGAATCTTGCCGCCGGCGCTCTCTTCGGTTCGCAGCTCGGGCTCGCGTCGGCCCTCGCCGGCACGGTGCTCGGGGCGGGGATCGCCTTCGGCCTGGGCCGCATACTCGGGCAGGACGCCCTGCGGCCGCTGCTGCGGGGGCGGTGGCTGAAGGCGGCGGACGGACAGCTCAGTCGGCACGGGTTCCGGTCGATGCTGGCGGCCCGGCTGTTCCCCGGGGTGCCGTTCTGGGCGGCGAACTACTGCGCCGCGGTCTCCCGGATGGGGTACGTCCCGTTCCTCGTCGCGACGGCGCTCGGATCGATTCCGAACACCGCCGCGTACGTGGTCGCCGGGGCGCGGGCCTCGGCGCCGACTTCGCCCGCTTTTCTGATCGCCATGGCGGCGATCGCCCTGCCGGGGCTGGCGGGGGCGATCGTGGCGTGGCGCAAGCGGCATCATCTGCGACGCCCTTGA